One Nitrospira sp. DNA window includes the following coding sequences:
- a CDS encoding Transketolase: MNTTGATGLSPGQLSQLAVNTIRFLSVDAVQKADSGHPGLPLGAAPMAYVLWTRFLQHNPTNPYWFNRDRFVLSADHGSMLLYSLLYLTGYDLSLEQIKQFRQWGSLTPGHPERSLTPGVETTTGPLGQGFANGVGMAIAEGHLAARYNRPEHPIVDHYTYILASDGDLMEGVAAEAASLAGHLKLGKLICLYDDNHVTLSATTDITFTEDRARRFAAYGWHTQSVENGNDLAAIDYALRAAQAESERPSLILVRTHIGYGSPHKQDTFKAHGSPLGEDEVKATKQALGWPVHPPFYVPDEALAHFRLAVEQGARAEAEWAMKFSEYSKVFPDLADEFQQRMAGDLPQGWDTAIPTFQPDPKGIATRTASGNVLKALAQNLPSLIGGSADLDPSTRTALTAMGDFENTIAEAGNLQGSTGGGWSYAGRNLHFGVREHAMGSIANGLAVHGGIIPFTATFLIFSDYMRPPIRLAALMEQRVVFVFTHDSIALGEDGSTHQPVEQLASLRAIPNLIVIRPCDANETAVAWRVAIESRDRPVSLILTRQSVPTLDRVQFTTAEGLRRGAYILADPPHGTPDLILIGTGSEVSVIVDARNKLAESGIHVRIVSMPSWELFDAQPQHYRDSVLPPSVCARLAVEAGVTQGWCKYVGEEGGVIGVDRFGASAPGEILMREYGFTVEHVCTRAMELMKRTRFGVQR, translated from the coding sequence ATGAACACCACAGGCGCAACTGGTCTGAGCCCGGGGCAATTGAGCCAGTTGGCGGTCAACACGATCCGATTTCTATCAGTGGATGCGGTGCAGAAGGCTGATAGCGGCCATCCAGGGCTGCCGCTGGGGGCCGCCCCCATGGCCTATGTACTGTGGACCAGATTTCTTCAACATAACCCGACCAATCCGTACTGGTTCAATCGAGACCGATTCGTCTTGTCGGCCGACCACGGGTCTATGCTGCTGTACAGCTTGCTGTATCTCACGGGCTATGATTTGTCGCTCGAACAGATTAAGCAGTTTCGTCAATGGGGCAGTCTCACGCCCGGGCACCCTGAGCGCAGCCTGACGCCAGGCGTAGAAACCACCACCGGTCCGCTCGGCCAAGGGTTTGCCAACGGAGTCGGAATGGCGATCGCGGAAGGCCACCTCGCCGCCCGCTACAACCGCCCGGAGCACCCCATCGTCGATCACTACACCTACATCCTGGCCAGCGACGGCGACCTGATGGAAGGGGTGGCGGCGGAAGCCGCCTCGCTGGCGGGTCATTTGAAACTTGGCAAACTGATCTGCCTCTACGATGACAACCACGTCACACTCTCCGCCACGACCGACATCACGTTTACGGAAGATCGTGCCCGGCGTTTCGCGGCATACGGCTGGCATACACAGTCGGTTGAAAATGGAAACGATCTTGCCGCGATCGACTACGCCCTGCGGGCTGCGCAAGCAGAGAGCGAGCGTCCCTCTCTCATTCTCGTGCGCACGCATATCGGGTACGGATCACCTCACAAACAGGACACGTTTAAAGCGCACGGTTCTCCGCTCGGTGAAGACGAAGTGAAGGCGACGAAACAGGCGCTGGGCTGGCCGGTCCATCCACCGTTCTACGTTCCAGATGAGGCACTGGCGCATTTCCGTCTGGCCGTTGAACAGGGCGCACGAGCCGAAGCGGAATGGGCTATGAAATTTTCGGAGTACTCGAAGGTCTTCCCCGACCTGGCCGATGAATTTCAGCAGAGGATGGCCGGCGACTTGCCTCAAGGCTGGGATACCGCCATCCCGACCTTCCAGCCGGATCCGAAAGGCATCGCGACCCGCACTGCTTCAGGCAACGTGTTGAAGGCACTCGCTCAGAACCTTCCCTCGTTGATCGGTGGGTCCGCAGATCTAGACCCGTCCACCCGCACGGCGCTCACGGCAATGGGGGATTTCGAGAACACGATCGCCGAGGCCGGGAACCTGCAAGGATCGACGGGGGGCGGCTGGAGTTATGCGGGACGCAACCTGCACTTCGGTGTGCGCGAGCATGCGATGGGATCCATCGCGAATGGATTGGCGGTGCACGGCGGGATCATTCCCTTCACCGCGACGTTTCTTATTTTCTCGGACTACATGCGCCCGCCGATTCGGCTGGCGGCGCTCATGGAACAGCGGGTGGTCTTCGTGTTCACCCACGATAGCATCGCGCTTGGCGAAGATGGGTCCACGCATCAACCGGTCGAGCAATTGGCATCCCTGCGCGCAATCCCCAACTTGATCGTCATCCGCCCCTGCGATGCGAACGAGACCGCCGTCGCTTGGCGTGTCGCCATCGAAAGCCGCGATCGTCCGGTCTCACTGATTTTGACGCGTCAGTCCGTTCCCACACTTGATCGGGTTCAATTTACGACGGCGGAAGGCTTGCGGCGCGGCGCCTATATTTTGGCCGATCCTCCCCATGGCACACCGGATCTCATCCTGATCGGCACCGGTTCGGAAGTCAGTGTGATCGTCGACGCGCGCAACAAACTGGCCGAGAGCGGGATCCACGTTCGGATCGTCTCCATGCCGAGCTGGGAGTTGTTCGATGCCCAGCCGCAACATTATCGAGACTCCGTTCTGCCGCCCTCAGTTTGCGCGCGGCTTGCGGTGGAGGCCGGCGTGACCCAGGGCTGGTGCAAGTATGTGGGCGAGGAGGGTGGTGTGATCGGAGTGGATCGTTTCGGCGCATCGGCTCCTGGAGAAATACTCATGCGCGAGTACGGTTTCACCGTGGAGCATGTGTGCACACGTGCCATGGAGTTAATGAAGAGGACACGGTTTGGTGTTCAGAGATGA
- a CDS encoding Pyruvate dehydrogenase (quinone): MSKITVAGLLVETLALAGVKRVYGVAGDSLNGITDSIRKRDDIRWVSVRHEETAAFAAGAEAHLTGRVAVCAGSCGPGNLHLINGLYDAHRSRVPVLAIAAHIPSREIGSGYFQETHPEQLFREGSHFCELVSHPAQMPRLLEIAVQTALSRRGVSVLVIPGDIALQPAVVNHPRLRLAAVSPMVRPSDDEIGRLADLLNGARKITILGGAGCADAHDQLMDLAGKLQAPIVHTMRGKEFIEYDNPFDVGMTGLLGFASGYYAMMNCETLLMLGTDFPYQQFFPEQATIVQIDIRGEQLGRRTKVDVGLVGDVKATLTALSPRVKQKRDAGHLQEALQHYQKARQGLDDLASGEPGRKPIHPQYVARVLNEVAAEDAIFSCDVGTPTLWAARYLTLNGKRRLLGSFTHGSMANALPQAIGAQLSHPDRQVITLSGDGGLGMLMGDLLSLRHLQAPVKLVVFRNDALGFVELEMKAAGFLDFATDLHNPDFAKMAEAAGLLGLTAEVPEQVRPTLLQALNHDGPALVEVLVNRQELAMPPSIELDQVIGFSLYMIKAVLNGRGDEIIDLATTNVFR; encoded by the coding sequence ATGAGCAAGATAACCGTGGCGGGACTATTGGTCGAAACGCTCGCCCTCGCCGGGGTCAAGAGAGTCTATGGAGTCGCCGGGGACTCTCTCAATGGCATCACGGATTCCATCCGCAAACGAGATGATATCCGATGGGTGTCGGTGCGGCACGAAGAGACGGCGGCGTTTGCCGCCGGGGCCGAAGCGCACCTGACCGGTCGCGTGGCAGTATGCGCCGGAAGCTGCGGGCCGGGCAATCTGCATCTGATCAACGGACTCTATGATGCGCACCGAAGCCGGGTGCCGGTTCTAGCCATTGCTGCGCACATTCCCAGCCGCGAGATCGGCAGCGGCTATTTCCAGGAGACCCATCCCGAGCAGCTGTTTCGCGAGGGTAGTCATTTTTGCGAACTGGTCTCGCATCCGGCGCAGATGCCTCGCCTCCTCGAGATCGCGGTGCAAACCGCATTGTCGCGTCGCGGTGTGTCCGTGCTCGTGATTCCCGGCGACATCGCCTTGCAGCCCGCCGTGGTGAACCACCCGCGCCTCCGATTGGCGGCCGTATCGCCGATGGTGCGGCCATCCGACGATGAGATCGGCCGGTTGGCCGACCTGTTGAATGGGGCGCGCAAGATCACAATTTTAGGCGGAGCCGGCTGCGCGGATGCTCACGATCAGTTGATGGACCTGGCGGGCAAGCTGCAAGCGCCGATCGTTCACACGATGCGCGGCAAGGAATTCATCGAGTACGATAATCCCTTCGACGTCGGCATGACCGGGCTGCTCGGCTTCGCCTCCGGTTACTATGCCATGATGAACTGCGAGACGTTGTTGATGCTCGGCACCGACTTCCCCTATCAGCAATTCTTTCCGGAACAGGCCACGATCGTCCAAATCGATATTCGGGGTGAGCAGCTCGGCCGGCGGACCAAAGTGGATGTGGGGCTGGTCGGTGATGTGAAGGCCACGCTCACGGCTCTCTCACCCAGGGTCAAGCAGAAGCGCGATGCCGGCCATCTGCAGGAGGCGCTGCAACATTATCAAAAAGCGCGGCAAGGGCTTGACGACCTGGCCTCGGGAGAGCCTGGGCGCAAGCCGATCCATCCGCAATATGTCGCCAGGGTGCTGAACGAGGTGGCGGCGGAAGATGCCATTTTCTCCTGCGATGTCGGCACGCCGACGCTGTGGGCGGCGCGATATCTCACACTGAACGGCAAGCGGAGATTACTGGGGTCCTTCACACACGGGTCCATGGCCAACGCACTGCCGCAAGCGATTGGAGCGCAACTGAGCCATCCCGACCGTCAAGTGATCACGCTGTCGGGGGATGGCGGGCTGGGCATGCTGATGGGCGATCTGCTGTCGCTTCGGCACCTGCAAGCGCCGGTCAAGCTGGTGGTCTTCAGGAACGACGCACTCGGCTTCGTGGAACTTGAAATGAAGGCGGCGGGATTCCTGGATTTTGCTACGGATCTCCACAATCCCGACTTTGCAAAGATGGCCGAGGCGGCCGGGCTGCTGGGTTTGACGGCAGAGGTGCCCGAACAGGTGCGTCCCACGCTACTCCAAGCACTCAATCATGACGGCCCGGCCCTCGTTGAAGTGCTGGTGAACCGTCAAGAACTCGCCATGCCGCCGTCCATCGAGTTGGATCAGGTGATCGGGTTCAGTCTCTACATGATCAAGGCGGTGCTCAATGGACGAGGCGACGAGATCATCGACCTCGCAACAACCAATGTGTTCCGGTGA
- a CDS encoding Transaldolase: protein MKANPLKTLETFGQSVWLDYIRRDLITGGQLRRLIEEDGLRGMTSNPAIFEKAIVGSHEYDEDIRAMARQGRKVDAIYEALSQRDVQGAADVFRPVYDETDGKDGYVSLEVSPHLAHDTKGTVEEARRLWKALARPNVFIKVPATSEGLPAIQELISEGINVNVTLLFGLPRYRQVAEAYLAGLAARAARGKPLKPVASVASFFVSRIDSLVDPVLDHIIQQGGGQAALAKALRGQVAVANAKAAYQLYKEIFGSGRFKTLVDQGARVQRLLWASTSTKSQGESDVKYVEALIGPDTVNTVPLQTLEAYRDHGDPKARLEQHVQEARLLLERLPEVGINLDQVTQQLEDDGVEKFNKLFDKLLQTLASTSSHR from the coding sequence ATGAAGGCCAATCCCTTGAAGACATTGGAGACATTCGGTCAATCAGTCTGGTTGGACTACATCCGACGCGATTTGATCACCGGCGGGCAGCTGCGGCGGCTGATTGAGGAAGACGGCCTGCGGGGAATGACCTCGAATCCTGCTATTTTCGAGAAGGCGATCGTGGGGAGCCATGAGTATGACGAGGACATTCGCGCCATGGCCCGTCAGGGGCGAAAGGTGGACGCCATCTATGAAGCGCTCAGCCAGCGAGATGTGCAGGGCGCCGCAGATGTGTTCCGACCGGTATACGACGAGACCGACGGGAAGGACGGCTATGTCAGCTTGGAGGTAAGTCCCCATCTGGCGCATGACACCAAAGGCACGGTGGAAGAGGCGCGCCGACTGTGGAAGGCGCTGGCCCGGCCCAACGTCTTCATCAAGGTTCCTGCCACGAGCGAGGGGCTGCCTGCCATCCAAGAACTCATCAGCGAAGGCATCAACGTCAACGTGACATTGCTGTTTGGGTTGCCGCGGTATCGCCAGGTGGCGGAGGCGTACCTCGCCGGTCTCGCCGCGCGGGCCGCGCGCGGGAAGCCCCTGAAGCCGGTGGCCTCGGTGGCCAGTTTCTTTGTCAGCCGTATCGACAGCTTGGTGGATCCCGTGCTGGATCACATCATCCAACAAGGCGGTGGGCAGGCGGCGCTTGCGAAGGCCCTGCGCGGGCAGGTCGCCGTCGCTAATGCGAAGGCGGCGTACCAACTCTACAAGGAGATCTTCGGCAGCGGTCGGTTTAAAACATTGGTCGATCAGGGGGCTCGTGTCCAGCGTCTGCTCTGGGCCAGCACCAGTACGAAGAGCCAGGGTGAGAGCGATGTAAAATACGTGGAGGCCCTCATCGGCCCGGACACGGTCAATACAGTGCCCCTTCAGACGCTTGAGGCCTATCGCGACCACGGCGATCCGAAGGCTCGCCTCGAACAACATGTCCAGGAAGCCCGCCTTCTATTGGAGCGGTTGCCCGAAGTCGGCATCAACCTCGACCAGGTGACACAGCAACTAGAGGACGACGGTGTTGAGAAGTTCAACAAGCTCTTCGACAAACTGTTGCAGACCTTGGCAAGCACGTCGTCTCACAGGTGA